In Lentilactobacillus buchneri, a genomic segment contains:
- a CDS encoding ArdC-like ssDNA-binding domain-containing protein: MPNKADVKAWKAQLVAQAEQQILKLTDSDQFKKYLNTLAKFHRYSARNIDLIYAQNPQATQVAGFKQWQKAFNRTVNRGAKAIRIAAPIIKKLTPAEQKHLDTTDERAIVGYRYLPVFDVAQTSGEPVLSAKDFVKENLADHQNVTSLYNAFKDYLNQQTDLKVSEVPLATLNGAKGYFQPSTNEIVIGGDEPDNALKLKTLYHEYAHSQLHGLKSAFKDRPQAYQETQAEAIAYVAMQNIGVDTSNYSLGYVATWAKDKAVIHSALSEIQQVSNKVIELSDGLTKQLGLQEAQKEPEHNLKKLSAHDLNKSYQGLQQQIQQATSPQQKAQFKNQLNDVHQEISDRTQKQLQAFAEQNPEIKQPESELDQSLKR, from the coding sequence ATGCCAAATAAAGCAGATGTTAAGGCTTGGAAAGCACAATTAGTCGCCCAGGCTGAACAGCAAATCCTAAAATTAACTGATAGTGACCAATTTAAAAAGTATCTCAATACCCTGGCTAAATTTCATCGTTATAGCGCCAGAAACATTGATTTAATTTATGCGCAAAATCCTCAAGCCACTCAAGTCGCCGGTTTTAAGCAATGGCAGAAGGCTTTTAACCGCACCGTCAACCGGGGCGCAAAAGCGATTCGGATTGCGGCTCCGATCATTAAGAAGCTAACACCAGCCGAGCAGAAGCATCTTGATACCACCGATGAGCGCGCCATTGTCGGTTATCGCTATCTACCCGTCTTTGATGTGGCACAAACTAGCGGTGAACCAGTGTTAAGTGCTAAAGACTTTGTCAAAGAAAATTTGGCCGATCATCAGAATGTGACAAGCTTATATAACGCGTTCAAAGATTATTTAAACCAGCAAACCGACCTTAAAGTCAGTGAAGTGCCTTTAGCGACGCTAAATGGGGCTAAGGGGTATTTTCAACCCAGCACTAATGAAATCGTCATTGGTGGCGATGAGCCCGATAATGCTCTAAAATTGAAGACGTTATATCATGAATATGCGCATAGCCAGCTACACGGATTAAAATCAGCCTTTAAAGATCGGCCACAAGCCTATCAGGAAACCCAAGCCGAAGCGATCGCGTATGTTGCCATGCAAAATATTGGCGTTGATACCAGCAACTACTCACTCGGTTACGTGGCCACCTGGGCCAAAGATAAAGCCGTGATCCATAGTGCTTTAAGTGAGATCCAGCAAGTGAGCAACAAAGTGATTGAGCTTAGCGATGGCTTAACCAAACAATTAGGCTTACAAGAAGCCCAAAAAGAGCCTGAGCATAATCTAAAAAAGCTATCAGCCCATGATCTTAATAAGTCCTATCAAGGCTTGCAACAACAAATTCAACAGGCAACTAGTCCACAACAGAAAGCGCAATTTAAAAACCAGTTAAACGATGTGCACCAAGAAATTAGTGATCGAACTCAAAAACAGCTACAAGCATTTGCTGAACAGAATCCGGAGATCAAACAACCCGAATCCGAACTTGATCAAAGTCTAAAACGTTAG
- a CDS encoding putative holin-like toxin — MSVFQTLSLMLLFGTFLIALLSYIDKHHK; from the coding sequence ATGAGCGTCTTCCAGACACTCTCGTTGATGTTGCTGTTTGGCACGTTTTTAATCGCGCTACTCAGCTATATCGACAAGCACCACAAATAA